A segment of the bacterium genome:
TTCGCAATGGCAATAAAGCATACCAAAATGCTGACTTCCACCTCTCCTTGTTGAACGCAGACATACAAAACCGCAAAAAAAGCCTCTATTAATAAGAGGCTTTTTTTATAAAGATTTTTTTAACTAAATTGTTAGGTTTAAATCTGGGAAACCTTATCTCGTCTTATTATTATTAAGTCTTTAAATAAAATTAATTGCCTTTTTTACTGTAAAACAAGAAGTTTTGTTAAGTTCAGTTATTTAAAATACGCCCTAAAAGCACATGATTCAGGGGTTTGCCTTTTTTAAGCGTTGCACACCTGATTAACCCTTCTTCAATAAATCCTGATTTTTTGGCAAAATTCACTGCTACGGCGTTAAACTCGGGAATTTCCATCTGAACCCTTATTATACCTGTTTTTTGCTGAATATAACTTAATATTTCTTCCGTCGCAGATAAAGAAGTCTTTCCCCAAAATTTCCTGTCAATACAAGCATGCAGCTGGCAGGAATGCGGATAATGCCAATGTGTAATCCAAGCCGCGCCTAAAACCTCGCCATCTAAAACCCCGACAAGAAACCACGGATAAATAGCGTTGATTTCCCCGACAATAAAATCCAAAAGCTCTGCATCCTCCTCGGGAAAGTAGTCATCTGAGAGAAGACGCTTGTTTTTAAAGAACAGCTCGAGAATAAACGGCAAATATTGGGCATTTTCAAACAGGCCGGATTTTAAATCCGCCCTGACAGGTAAAAATTCAATCATATATTCCTTTTTTTAAATTATTTAAAAACTTCTCTGCAATTTTCTTGTTACCGAACGAACAGCTCTTAACTGCTTATCAGCGTCATTAAATCTCTTTTTTGTAGCCAGATAATCTGCTTTCTTTTCATCAACAGAAGTTTTCAAAGTATTTCTTTCACTTTCGACTTTTGACTCAAGCTGTTGAGTCTTGTTGATGATATCTTGAACCTCTTCTCTTTGCATATTAATGTTGACAGTAGGAACAAAAAGATTATTATCCCCAAAATCAATCGCTAAAGAAGCATTTATAGCTACAAAAAGGGTAATAAATAAAACAGATAAGGCTGAAACAAGTTTTCTGACCATATTCAACTCCATTTTAACGAAAAATTTATTTGCATGGTAATAATTTAACCTAAAATTTAATATTTGAGAAGCCCTGAAAGTTTGTCATTAAGCCACTTCATACTCAAAAGAATATCCCAGCACAGAAAAATGCTGATCTGCCTCGAGATTCTGAAAGCCTATTTGCAAAGCCTCGCACGAGCCGACAACAGGAATTTTTTTTCTGACTGCCCTGTCGCTTGTCCAGTTGCTTAGCTCCCAAGAACCGCTATCCCAAACCAGTTCATCATCGCTTATAACCTCAACTGTTTTATAAATCCTGCCAGCCTGATTGTAATTCATAGAATAAACCACATCAAAAGGGTATTTCTGGTTTTGATAAAGCCACACGTTAAAGGAAATAACCTCTTTTAGCGAATCTGGAACACCAAAAGTGAACCACGGAGAAAACCACCAAGCTTTAATAGCCTGCCCGTCAAAACTGTAACTTGTGTCTTCCAACAAAATCTTCCCGTCAGGCGTTCCTGTATAGATTTTTTCATCTATCAAAGTGCCGCAAGTAATCGGCAGACCTACTCTTTTATACCAGCTTTTGTGAAAATAGTCGTAAATATAGCAAATATCGAGAGATTCACTGATTTTAGAAGCAAAATAAAACCATATCTGATTTTTCACTTGATAGGGTATACAAAGAACATCACTGAATTTTACGGTGTTAAGCTCGGGGAAAATGCTTTTAATTTTGATACTCACATCATCTGCAATAGCAATCTGCCCGAGGGAATTAAAATTCAAAGTAGTTATGGACTCTCCGTTAAAGAAATACTGGTTATTGTTAACTGTTCCGATAGCCCATGGGCTAATACAGCCTTTATCCGCAACAGGTTTTATCACAAAATCGCTTGGGGCAGAGCCGCTTAAAACATATATCCCGTTTTTCTTATATATAGCAAGATATTCGCCGTAATTTTCAATCGCAATTATAGGACTTGAATCATTGTAAAAATTAATTATAGACCCTGCATCATTAATACTAGACCAGTCATTAGGATTACCGAGAGCCGAATAATAAAGTCCTGAGCCTGATGCAATAAACAGCCTCGCTTTATAAACCTCGATAGAAACCCCGACAGGAGCATTATCTTGAAGAGGAACAGGAGTGCTGTACTCTTCGTAAAACAAAGGCGTATCAACCCCGTTAGCGATAATAACCCCGTTGTTAAAGTTGACAAAACTGCATCTGGCAGTCTTGCTTAGCCCTGAATATTTTTCGCTTAAAATCCCTGTTTCAAAATCAAGCCTGTATAATTTCCCCTCAGAGGTTGTTATAATAGGATAATGAAGCCCTTGTTTTGTATAATCCCATATACCGAGGATTTTAACGCTATCAGGCAAAGTTGTATTAAGGATATTCTTGTTTCCTTTCATTTTAACAAGACCGCCTGACTTGTGTCCTTCGACATTTTGAGCGTCAAACCAGTCCGTATTGCTTTCTGACTGGTTCAAAGAGGCGATAGAGGAGAAATTATTCAATCCCCCGTTGTTGTTGAAATAATTAAGTTTAGGCATGCCGTAAATCCTTATATTAATGATTTTTTGTATTACCCTGCCCCAAACTCTAGACAGTGATGGGGTTATAGTCAGTTTTTTGATATTAAATCCTGGTCGCTAATTAGGCAAAACACCTATTAATATTGAGTTGTCATTCTGAGGGCTTTAGTCCGAAGAATCTGTCCCAAAAAGAATTGAAGCTTAAAACCCAAAAGGGATAGATGTTTCGCTTCGCTCAACATGACAATTCAAAAATTATTTAGCGACTCGAGTTATTTATTAAAAATCAAATCTATTTCGAGAATAAATTTTGTTTTGCAGAAGACACCGCAAAAGCAAAGCAGCACAAGCCTTCTAGAAAATAAAAAAATTTTTGCAAAATTTATTATACAAAAAAGGCAATTCTTCGCACTTGTTTGTTTTTATATATATAAGAAGGAAAGAGCAAAATAAGCAATCTTAAAACAAAATTATGATTCAGCTTTTTGGCTCAGACCTTGCAAGAGAAGGACGGAAGGTAAAGACAGTAAGTCTTAACACTTTTTTAAACATCCGCATAAATTGTCAATCTGAAGTAATAACAGACATCTTCGAGTAATTGAGTTAAAAAACTCTGCAAGAAAATGAATTTTATTGCTAAAGAAAGAGCAAGAGCCGCAAAGTTTCTTCAATAAAGAGTTTTATCAAGAAACTAAAGCAGACTTCCGCTCATAATAGCGACAATGCGAAAATTACAAGCAAATAATAGGGAAGAGGAAGGGAATTAGGTATGGCATCATCAGATTTACAAGTACAATCAAACCAAACACCATTTGGCTGGTTAGCCTGCTCACACAGGGCAAAAGCACCTGAAGTAAGAAATAATGCAGTGAACAACCCGTTGTTTCCTATAAAATTAGCAAATAATTATCAGGAATCAAGAACAAACATTTTTACATAGGTTTACCCTCAATACCTCTACCTCAATACCCTAAAGTGAAGCATATCGTATGTGCAGCCTGCTTATTTATAAGCGGGTTTTTTATTGGAATTATTTTGTCACTTTGGATTTAGGGCTTAAAGAAATCCTTTAACACCTGCTGTGTCGGGCTTAAGTTTTGATTTAAAATTATAACAGGTGAAGAATCACCGCAATAGCTGTCATGTTTTTGCATATCGAGCAGAAACTCGAGATATTTATCTCTAGCAAGCTTGTATTTGCTGTCAGGCTTAAAGTTTTGCCTGTAAAGAGAATACGCGCCCCACTCAATAACCTTAATAAACCTGTCAGGAAGTATCGTAACATCTGTTTCCAGAGAGAGCGCAGGTTTTTCAATTATTTCATGAGTTTGCTCATCAAAGTTATACGCAAAATTCACCGTCAAAAACTTTATCGTTAAAGAATAAACAGCATCAGGAGTGGGATCAAGAATTAATTTGTCAGCATAAACAGAGTACCTGAAAGGCTTTGCACTGCTCTGCGCAATGGCATCA
Coding sequences within it:
- a CDS encoding GNAT family protein, producing MIEFLPVRADLKSGLFENAQYLPFILELFFKNKRLLSDDYFPEEDAELLDFIVGEINAIYPWFLVGVLDGEVLGAAWITHWHYPHSCQLHACIDRKFWGKTSLSATEEILSYIQQKTGIIRVQMEIPEFNAVAVNFAKKSGFIEEGLIRCATLKKGKPLNHVLLGRILNN